From Cryptomeria japonica unplaced genomic scaffold, Sugi_1.0 HiC_scaffold_46, whole genome shotgun sequence, a single genomic window includes:
- the LOC131078338 gene encoding putative germin-like protein 2-3, translated as MLWDCNTQFDYTFISRAFLSDSSVSLFIMGNRMIYFTLGLFLLICWYSDNVMAADSDPLQDFCVADKESMVEVNGFVCKDPKDVSAEDFFFGGLGQAGNTDNAVGSNVTMANVMQIPGLNTFGISLVRIDYAVGGINPPHTHPRATEVLVLLEGQLLVGFIDTTNKFFSKTLEKGDVFVFPKALVHFQQNVGHENAVAIAALSSQLPGAQTIANSLFAADPPLPDSVLAKAFRITQELADYIQKKFA; from the exons ATGTTATGGGATTGTAATACACAATTCGACTACACATTCATATCCCGAGCTTTTCTGTCTGATTCTTCTGTGTCTCTATTTATAATGGGTAACCGCATGATTTACTTCACGTTGGGACTTTTCCTATTGATATGTTGGTACAGTGATAATGTCATGGCAGCGGATTCCGATCCCTTGCAAGATTTCTGCGTCGCAGACAAGGAAAGCATGG TTGAGGTGAACGGGTTCGTTTGCAAAGATCCCAAGGATGTTTCGGCAGAGGACTTCTTCTTCGGGGGACTTGGGCAGGCAGGGAACACCGACAATGCAGTGGGCTCCAATGTAACGATGGCCAATGTTATGCAGATACCGGGCCTCAACACCTTCGGAATATCGTTGGTCCGTATCGATTACGCAgtgggtggaataaatcctcctcacacGCACCCAAGAGCCACTGAAGTTCTTGTTTTACTGGAAGGCCAGcttcttgtgggtttcattgacaccaccaacaagtttttcagcaaaacgttggagaagggagatgtgtttgtgtttccaaaggcacttgtgcatttccagcagaatgtggggCATGAAAATGCGGTGGCCATAGCTGCATTGAGCAGCCAGCTTCCGGGAGCTCAGACAATCGCCAACTCTCTGTTTGCAGCGGATCCTCCTCTCCCAGATTCCGTATTGGCCAAGGCCTTCCGCATCACCCAAGAGCTTGCCGATTACATTCAGAAGAAATTTGCATAA